One genomic window of Hymenobacter sp. J193 includes the following:
- a CDS encoding DUF4011 domain-containing protein produces MMPADATLAARLEASRQELLDLGLRNPLLNFRSSPARGVTVVREQSAQVFDRLVRQGKTMYFAPAPEPDKPTLLAAPLPTETGVVASEATNPVAADGGAAQRERSNSASSERPSSGSPLSTGEGGGG; encoded by the coding sequence ATGATGCCCGCTGATGCTACGCTTGCCGCTCGCCTCGAAGCCTCCCGCCAGGAACTGCTGGACCTGGGCCTGCGCAACCCGCTGCTCAACTTTCGTTCTTCCCCGGCGCGGGGCGTAACAGTGGTGCGGGAGCAGTCGGCGCAAGTGTTTGATAGGCTGGTGCGGCAGGGCAAAACCATGTACTTCGCCCCCGCGCCGGAGCCAGATAAACCTACGCTACTGGCCGCCCCGTTGCCCACCGAAACGGGAGTAGTCGCGTCCGAAGCCACCAATCCGGTAGCCGCCGACGGCGGAGCTGCGCAGCGCGAGCGAAGCAACTCCGCCTCGTCAGAACGACCGTCGTCAGGCTCCCCCCTCTCCACGGGAGAGGGGGGCGGGGGGTGA
- a CDS encoding amino acid permease: MSTPLPPSRISGLFRRKSLTDLLVSPPADTDLHGTHPGQHSLARHLTVRDLTSLGIAAVIGAGIFSTIGNASHDGGPAVSLLFVFTAIACAFSALCYAQFAATIPVSGSAYTYAYASFGELAAWIIGWALIMEYAVGNIVVAISWSDYFTGLLSGIGVQVPVWLTMGMQSAHKYYNEVLALMQANQPLPAAESAQMVGYRAWSTAPELPGGLRLVIDLPAGLITLLITAVVYIGIKESKNASNLLVLLKLIVVATVIGVGVFYVNPANWSPFAPNGVGGVLKGVSAVFFAYIGFDAISTTAEECKNPQRDLPRAMIYALIICTVLYVIITLVLTGMVSYTELGVGDPLAFVFQKVGLNWLAGVVAVSAIFAMASVLLVFQIGQPRIWMTMSRDGLLPPVFAKVHPRFHTPSFSTIVTGFFVGVPAMLLNMDLVIDLTSIGTLFAFALVCGGILVIDPYGRSDARFKVPYINGQFLVPLIMLIGLGLLFLYNQAGLREFGSAVRGDGGYEEFRHYIPMLVFILFCLGLAWLSFRKKLSLLPTLGLLTNLYLMTQLGINNWLLFFGWLIIGLALYFNYGFKHSKLGLKNRPAVS, translated from the coding sequence TTGTCTACTCCGCTACCTCCCTCGCGTATCAGCGGTCTGTTCCGCCGCAAATCCCTGACGGATCTGCTCGTTAGCCCGCCGGCCGATACGGACCTGCACGGCACTCACCCTGGTCAGCATAGCCTGGCCCGCCACCTCACCGTGCGCGACCTGACCTCCCTGGGCATTGCCGCCGTTATCGGGGCCGGCATCTTCAGCACCATCGGCAACGCCTCCCACGACGGCGGTCCGGCCGTGTCTTTGCTGTTTGTCTTCACGGCCATTGCCTGTGCCTTCTCGGCGCTGTGCTACGCGCAGTTTGCGGCTACCATTCCGGTGTCGGGCTCGGCGTATACCTACGCCTATGCCTCCTTCGGGGAGCTGGCCGCCTGGATTATCGGCTGGGCCTTGATTATGGAATATGCCGTGGGCAACATCGTGGTGGCCATATCGTGGAGCGACTATTTCACCGGGCTGCTCTCGGGCATAGGCGTGCAGGTGCCCGTCTGGCTTACCATGGGCATGCAGAGTGCCCACAAGTACTACAACGAGGTATTGGCGTTGATGCAGGCCAACCAGCCGCTGCCCGCCGCTGAATCGGCGCAGATGGTGGGCTACCGCGCCTGGAGCACGGCCCCGGAGTTGCCCGGCGGTTTGCGCCTGGTAATTGACCTGCCCGCTGGCCTCATCACCCTGCTGATTACGGCCGTGGTGTACATCGGCATCAAGGAATCCAAAAACGCCTCCAACCTGCTGGTCCTGCTCAAGCTGATTGTGGTGGCTACCGTCATCGGCGTGGGCGTGTTCTACGTGAATCCGGCCAACTGGAGCCCATTTGCGCCCAACGGCGTGGGCGGGGTGCTCAAGGGTGTATCGGCAGTGTTCTTCGCCTACATCGGCTTCGATGCCATCAGCACCACGGCCGAGGAGTGCAAGAACCCGCAGCGCGACCTGCCCCGGGCCATGATTTACGCCCTCATCATCTGTACCGTGCTCTACGTCATCATCACGCTGGTACTCACGGGGATGGTAAGCTACACGGAGCTGGGCGTGGGCGACCCCCTGGCGTTTGTGTTTCAGAAAGTGGGCCTCAACTGGCTGGCCGGCGTGGTGGCCGTGAGTGCCATCTTCGCTATGGCCTCGGTGCTGCTGGTGTTCCAGATTGGTCAGCCCCGCATCTGGATGACGATGAGCCGGGACGGACTGCTACCGCCGGTATTTGCCAAGGTGCACCCGCGGTTTCACACGCCCTCGTTCAGCACCATCGTCACGGGCTTTTTCGTGGGCGTGCCGGCCATGCTGCTGAACATGGACCTAGTGATTGACCTGACCAGCATCGGTACCCTGTTTGCCTTTGCGCTGGTGTGCGGCGGCATCCTCGTCATCGACCCCTACGGCCGCTCCGATGCCCGCTTCAAGGTGCCCTACATCAACGGGCAGTTTCTGGTGCCGCTCATCATGCTCATCGGGCTGGGGCTGCTGTTCCTCTACAACCAGGCCGGCCTGCGCGAGTTTGGCAGCGCCGTGCGCGGCGACGGGGGCTACGAGGAGTTCCGCCACTACATTCCGATGCTGGTCTTCATTTTGTTCTGCCTCGGGCTGGCCTGGCTGTCGTTCCGCAAAAAGCTGAGCTTGCTGCCCACCCTAGGCTTGCTCACCAACCTCTACCTGATGACGCAGCTGGGCATCAACAACTGGCTGCTGTTCTTCGGCTGGCTGATTATCGGGCTGGCGTTGTACTTCAACTACGGCTTCAAGCACTCCAAGCTGGGCCTGAAAAACCGCCCGGCCGTTAGCTAG
- a CDS encoding carboxypeptidase-like regulatory domain-containing protein, translating into MYGRVVDQETGQGISGVIVMLDDNTAGAQTAADGSFTIIVDALETQKSKTTLRFSSADYESAERPVRLAPGKAHVPVMKLKSRYTGMILGGIGLLQSVSRPTAYQLFRIKLEVLRQTFLT; encoded by the coding sequence CTGTATGGCCGTGTTGTTGATCAGGAAACGGGCCAGGGCATAAGCGGTGTAATTGTGATGCTTGATGACAATACTGCGGGAGCCCAAACGGCCGCTGATGGCTCATTTACAATTATTGTGGACGCTTTAGAAACGCAGAAGAGCAAGACTACGCTTCGATTTTCTTCGGCCGATTACGAAAGCGCAGAACGGCCCGTTCGATTGGCACCCGGGAAGGCGCATGTGCCAGTTATGAAGCTAAAGTCTCGCTATACAGGGATGATACTTGGAGGTATTGGGCTCCTTCAATCGGTTAGCCGGCCAACTGCCTATCAGCTATTTCGCATCAAACTAGAAGTTCTGCGGCAGACGTTCCTTACTTAA
- a CDS encoding carboxypeptidase-like regulatory domain-containing protein, with product MPTINVPKPCGESWSDMTPATQGSHCAACNKVVVDFTRMTDAELLAFLHRQPATGCGRFTSQQLNRPLVVPAASTPWRQWLAAAALTLGLGEAVAGSAQAQASVSQLGQQLKPTQALPISYTTASETRQVSISDTSVLIRGRVLDEKMGLPGVTVQLQGTQLDTSTDSDGYFQLLLEKEAAASGTNLVFSFVGFETQQVAVPRNGEIQVVLVENVTGNWESIPFPMRWWQRIGNLFRR from the coding sequence ATGCCTACCATCAACGTTCCAAAACCCTGCGGAGAGTCTTGGTCGGACATGACGCCCGCCACCCAGGGCAGCCATTGCGCCGCCTGCAATAAAGTCGTGGTCGACTTCACCCGCATGACCGACGCCGAGCTACTGGCGTTTCTACACCGGCAGCCCGCCACCGGTTGCGGCCGGTTCACATCCCAGCAACTTAACCGCCCGTTGGTAGTGCCAGCGGCGTCTACGCCGTGGCGGCAGTGGCTGGCGGCGGCGGCATTGACGCTGGGGTTGGGCGAGGCTGTAGCAGGTAGCGCGCAGGCGCAGGCGTCGGTTTCGCAGCTGGGGCAGCAGCTGAAGCCTACTCAAGCTCTACCTATAAGCTATACAACCGCTTCAGAAACCCGGCAAGTCAGCATTTCAGATACATCTGTACTGATACGAGGCCGGGTGCTGGATGAGAAAATGGGCTTGCCTGGCGTGACTGTGCAGCTGCAAGGCACGCAGCTAGACACCAGCACCGATTCGGATGGGTACTTTCAGTTGCTCCTAGAAAAGGAAGCAGCTGCTTCAGGTACCAACCTGGTTTTTTCTTTTGTGGGCTTTGAGACACAACAGGTAGCTGTTCCGCGAAACGGGGAGATACAAGTTGTGTTAGTGGAGAATGTAACAGGCAACTGGGAGTCTATTCCCTTCCCGATGAGGTGGTGGCAACGCATTGGCAACCTGTTTCGCCGGTAG
- a CDS encoding carboxypeptidase-like regulatory domain-containing protein, giving the protein MTPTAAGRFCGSCQHEVVDFSRMTEAEVVAWLAQSQTTNVCGSFRAHQFKPVATSPPRWRRWLVAAVAVLGFKPLLTGCQTAAPHAQTELGTEQIDASAQVPDNQIIIRGRVVEGSTNQGVAGARVLIGDTEYGAMTDEQGNFSFIMLREWAPVQDGRVQLRIRGSELTYLPQDTLLNTRDAVNSLAIRLARIPDGERVKGLLMRPESPQKPPLH; this is encoded by the coding sequence ATGACGCCAACTGCTGCCGGCCGTTTCTGCGGAAGCTGCCAGCACGAAGTGGTGGATTTCTCACGTATGACGGAGGCGGAGGTAGTGGCGTGGCTTGCTCAGAGCCAGACTACCAACGTCTGTGGCTCCTTCCGGGCCCATCAGTTCAAGCCAGTAGCAACTTCCCCGCCCCGTTGGCGCCGCTGGCTGGTTGCCGCAGTAGCCGTGCTAGGCTTCAAGCCCTTGCTCACCGGCTGCCAAACGGCTGCTCCCCACGCCCAAACCGAGCTTGGCACTGAGCAGATCGACGCTTCTGCCCAGGTGCCCGACAACCAAATTATCATTCGGGGCCGCGTGGTGGAAGGCTCAACGAATCAGGGTGTGGCCGGGGCTCGGGTACTTATTGGCGACACGGAGTACGGAGCTATGACCGATGAGCAGGGCAATTTCAGTTTCATTATGCTCCGGGAATGGGCACCCGTGCAGGATGGGCGCGTGCAGCTACGGATAAGAGGAAGCGAGTTGACCTACTTGCCACAAGACACGCTCCTAAACACCCGCGATGCTGTTAACTCGCTTGCCATACGTCTGGCCCGCATTCCTGATGGAGAAAGAGTCAAAGGCTTGCTAATGCGGCCTGAGTCACCGCAGAAGCCCCCATTGCACTAG
- a CDS encoding lipocalin family protein: protein MKHLLLASLLFLGTLSGCVLKPTNKYDVFTERAQLPQEEAVHARNSLEWWYFTGHLRDKTTGETFGVEYVFFHFNLTGKQDWQMVNFALTDPKTQQFRYDYKVEKLPALLAPTLPLALSMTKQNQQWTLTGQEGRYQLQARMAQHPGQAISLSTVPSKPILLHGGTGYENYGSVARAGYYSYPRLQATGTIEVDGKVHEVEGELWYDRQWNCNSVTNKGIGWDWFSLQLDEPREELMAYHLFDKKTGKAVNGGSHFGPQGQNTHLAGSDFQLETLDYWTSPTTRRRYPSKWRLRVPSQGYDLTITPVMADQELTLRLFAGIGMSYWEGMCRVTGTHHGRPVTGNSYVEITNRGKESGEVVK from the coding sequence ATGAAACACCTGCTGCTGGCTTCCCTGCTGTTTTTAGGCACCCTCTCGGGCTGCGTGCTTAAGCCCACCAACAAGTACGACGTTTTCACGGAGCGGGCTCAGCTGCCGCAGGAAGAGGCCGTACACGCGCGCAACTCCCTGGAGTGGTGGTATTTCACCGGCCACCTGCGCGACAAGACTACCGGCGAAACCTTCGGGGTGGAGTACGTTTTCTTCCACTTCAACCTCACCGGCAAGCAGGACTGGCAGATGGTGAACTTTGCCCTCACCGACCCCAAAACCCAGCAGTTCCGCTACGACTATAAAGTAGAGAAGCTTCCCGCGCTGCTGGCCCCTACCCTGCCCCTGGCCCTGAGCATGACCAAGCAAAACCAGCAATGGACGCTAACCGGGCAGGAAGGCCGCTACCAGCTGCAGGCCCGCATGGCCCAGCACCCCGGCCAGGCCATCAGCCTGAGCACCGTGCCCAGCAAGCCCATTCTGCTGCACGGCGGCACCGGCTACGAAAACTACGGCAGCGTGGCCCGGGCCGGCTACTACAGCTACCCGCGCCTTCAGGCCACCGGCACGATTGAGGTCGATGGCAAAGTCCACGAGGTGGAGGGCGAGCTGTGGTACGACCGGCAGTGGAACTGCAACTCCGTCACCAACAAGGGCATTGGCTGGGATTGGTTTAGCCTTCAGCTCGACGAGCCCCGGGAAGAGTTGATGGCCTACCACCTGTTCGACAAGAAAACCGGCAAGGCCGTGAACGGCGGCTCCCACTTCGGGCCGCAGGGACAGAACACCCACTTGGCCGGCTCCGACTTCCAGCTCGAAACCCTAGACTACTGGACCAGCCCCACCACCCGGCGGCGCTACCCCAGCAAGTGGCGCCTGCGCGTACCCAGCCAGGGCTACGACCTCACCATCACCCCCGTTATGGCCGATCAGGAGCTCACGCTCAGGCTGTTTGCGGGCATCGGCATGAGCTACTGGGAAGGCATGTGCCGCGTCACGGGCACCCACCACGGCCGCCCCGTCACCGGCAACAGCTACGTCGAAATCACCAACCGGGGGAAGGAAAGTGGTGAGGTGGTGAAATAG
- a CDS encoding HAMP domain-containing sensor histidine kinase has product MPSLPIYDQKSRIKLVIVGVALFIGAITVIYTNLLVQRLSEREQQQIDLYARTLRFMISSEVDDANTNFVSNEIIDANKTIPVVLTDGDGNPLDARNLTVPAGLSEEKRTAFLRAEVEEMKQLHAPIVVELGAGLRNYIYYRDSVLLGQLRTYPLVQLAVITCLGVIAYFAFSYSRRAEQNRVWVGLAKETAHQLGTPLSSLMAWQSYLAESERFRDEPIVEELSKDIRRLQIITERFSNIGSVPILKPEDIAVTTRNAIEYLQSRLSRKVVFTIQDDLPPGTTAQLNVPLFDWVIENICKNAVDAMTGRGSITLHLRRPVRSKHQIAIDITDTGKGIPKSKLDRVFLPGYTTKKRGWGLGLALAKRIIENYHEGKLFVKLERSRPRHHLPSGT; this is encoded by the coding sequence GTGCCTTCTCTGCCTATCTACGACCAAAAGTCCCGCATCAAGCTCGTCATTGTGGGCGTGGCCCTGTTTATCGGGGCCATTACGGTGATATACACCAACCTGCTGGTGCAGCGCCTCTCGGAGCGGGAGCAGCAGCAGATTGACCTGTACGCCCGCACGCTGCGCTTCATGATCAGCTCGGAAGTGGACGACGCCAACACCAACTTCGTCTCCAACGAAATCATTGACGCCAACAAAACTATTCCCGTTGTCCTTACCGACGGGGACGGCAACCCGCTGGACGCCCGCAACCTCACCGTGCCGGCCGGGCTGTCGGAGGAAAAGCGCACGGCGTTTCTGCGGGCCGAAGTTGAGGAAATGAAGCAGCTGCACGCGCCCATTGTGGTGGAGCTGGGCGCCGGCCTGCGCAACTACATCTACTACCGCGACTCGGTGCTGCTGGGGCAGCTGCGCACTTACCCGCTGGTGCAGCTGGCCGTGATTACCTGCCTGGGTGTTATTGCCTACTTCGCCTTCAGCTACTCGCGCCGGGCCGAGCAGAACCGCGTGTGGGTGGGCCTGGCCAAGGAAACGGCCCACCAGCTGGGCACCCCGCTGTCGTCTCTGATGGCCTGGCAGAGCTACCTGGCCGAGAGTGAGCGGTTCCGGGACGAGCCGATTGTGGAAGAGCTGAGCAAGGACATCCGGCGGCTGCAGATTATTACGGAGCGGTTCAGCAACATCGGCTCGGTGCCGATTCTAAAGCCGGAAGACATTGCCGTTACCACCCGCAACGCCATTGAGTACCTGCAGAGCCGCTTGTCGCGCAAGGTGGTGTTCACCATTCAGGATGATCTGCCGCCCGGCACCACGGCCCAGCTGAACGTGCCGCTGTTCGACTGGGTGATTGAGAACATCTGCAAAAACGCCGTAGATGCCATGACCGGCCGCGGCAGCATCACGCTGCACCTGCGCCGCCCCGTGCGCAGCAAGCACCAGATTGCCATCGACATTACCGACACGGGCAAAGGCATTCCCAAAAGCAAGCTTGATCGGGTGTTTCTGCCGGGCTATACCACCAAAAAGAGGGGCTGGGGCCTGGGCCTAGCGTTGGCCAAGCGTATCATCGAGAACTACCACGAAGGCAAGCTCTTCGTGAAGCTGGAGCGAAGTAGGCCGCGGCACCACCTTCCGTCTGGTACTTAA
- the hemA gene encoding glutamyl-tRNA reductase codes for MLHPFKAVSLSFKKTPLAIRELIALDETACRRFLHILHHDLGLSDLLVLSTCNRTEVYYAADRDHSPAIIEALAQLKGITDTDITEYYPYFDLLNTYEEAVQHLFEVAMGLDAQVVGDLQISNQVKTAYQWSADADAAGPFLHRLLHTVFFTNKRVQQETSFRDGAASTAYAALELVEELTADVANPRVLVVGLGEIGADVCRHLGDSKVFQNVTICNRTRSKADALAQECGLKVLDFEQLVAGMKDADVVISSIARDEPFFTHDMVERLEVLSYKFFIDLSVPRSIASDVEQVPGVLVYNIDAIQSKASAALEQRLAAVPHVRAIIAESIAGLADWAKDMLVSPLIQRMKAGLEQLRQEELDRHQKKLSPEEAKRLDDITRNLMQKVLKQRVLQLKAVCRRNDAEQLIDVLSELFDLEKQPASA; via the coding sequence ATGCTCCACCCGTTCAAGGCCGTTAGTCTTTCCTTTAAAAAAACGCCGCTCGCCATTCGCGAGCTTATTGCGTTGGACGAGACGGCCTGCCGCCGCTTTCTGCACATCCTGCACCACGACCTAGGCCTTTCGGACCTACTCGTGCTGAGCACCTGCAACCGCACGGAGGTGTACTACGCCGCCGACCGCGACCATAGTCCCGCCATCATCGAGGCACTGGCCCAGCTCAAGGGCATCACCGATACCGACATCACGGAGTACTATCCGTACTTCGACCTGCTGAACACCTACGAAGAGGCTGTGCAGCACCTGTTTGAGGTAGCTATGGGCCTTGATGCTCAGGTGGTGGGCGACCTGCAGATCAGCAACCAGGTGAAAACGGCTTACCAGTGGTCGGCCGATGCCGATGCGGCCGGACCGTTCCTGCACCGCCTGCTGCACACGGTATTCTTCACCAACAAGCGCGTGCAGCAGGAAACCTCCTTCCGCGACGGGGCTGCTTCTACGGCCTATGCCGCGCTGGAGCTGGTGGAAGAGCTGACCGCTGACGTGGCCAACCCGCGCGTACTGGTGGTCGGCCTGGGCGAAATTGGGGCGGATGTGTGCCGCCACCTCGGCGACAGCAAGGTGTTTCAGAACGTGACTATCTGCAACCGCACCCGCTCCAAAGCCGACGCCCTGGCCCAGGAATGTGGTCTGAAGGTGCTGGACTTCGAGCAGCTGGTAGCCGGCATGAAGGACGCCGACGTAGTTATCAGCAGCATCGCCCGCGACGAGCCGTTCTTCACTCACGACATGGTGGAGCGGCTGGAAGTGCTCAGCTACAAGTTCTTCATCGACCTTTCCGTGCCGCGCAGCATTGCCTCCGACGTGGAGCAGGTGCCCGGCGTGCTGGTGTATAATATCGACGCCATCCAGAGCAAGGCTTCGGCTGCCCTGGAGCAGCGCCTGGCCGCTGTACCGCATGTGCGCGCCATCATTGCCGAAAGCATTGCCGGCCTCGCCGACTGGGCCAAGGATATGCTGGTGTCACCGCTCATTCAGCGGATGAAGGCCGGGCTGGAGCAGCTGCGCCAGGAAGAGCTGGACCGCCACCAGAAAAAACTTTCGCCCGAGGAAGCCAAGCGCCTCGACGACATCACCCGCAACCTGATGCAGAAAGTGCTCAAGCAGCGCGTACTGCAGCTCAAAGCCGTGTGCCGCCGCAACGACGCCGAGCAGCTCATTGACGTGCTGTCGGAGCTCTTCGACCTGGAAAAGCAGCCTGCTTCAGCTTAG
- a CDS encoding helix-turn-helix transcriptional regulator — MKPLLSRVESKKVDKAAAMLKVLAHPKRLAIVDLLGKEDKLTVTEIYRNLDLPQAIASQHLITLKDRGILSSFKVGTKIYYSLSIPKLLDVIDSLEECCDTI, encoded by the coding sequence ATGAAACCATTGCTTTCTCGCGTCGAATCGAAGAAAGTAGATAAGGCTGCCGCGATGCTGAAGGTGCTGGCGCACCCCAAGCGTCTCGCCATCGTTGATCTGCTGGGTAAAGAAGACAAACTGACGGTCACGGAAATCTACCGCAACCTGGATTTGCCACAAGCTATTGCTTCTCAGCACCTCATCACGCTCAAAGACCGGGGCATCCTGTCTTCGTTCAAGGTCGGCACCAAGATCTACTACTCGCTTTCCATTCCCAAACTGCTGGACGTTATCGATTCGCTCGAAGAGTGCTGCGATACAATCTAA
- a CDS encoding Glu/Leu/Phe/Val dehydrogenase dimerization domain-containing protein: MRDLLAKFENKRPEIVFEWKDAETEAEGWVVINSLRGGAAGGGTRMRKGLDKREVESLAKTMEVKFTVSGPAIGGAKSGINFDPQDPRKRGVLERWYRAVIPLLKSYYGTGGDLNVDEIHDVIPITEDYGLWHPQEGVVNGHYRATEPQKIQKVGQLRQGVIKVVENEEFTPDRRRRYTVADLITGYGVAEAVRHYYELWGGELSGKRAIIQGWGNVGAAAAYYLAQQGVRITGIIDRAGGLLKPEGFSFEEIRELFLRREGNALTADNLLSFEDINRQIWSSGAEIFIPAASSRLVAQHQVEQLIAAGLEVISCGANVPFQDPEIFFGPTGEYADQHVSVIPDFIANCGMARVFAYLMETNAEITDEAIFSDTSRIIRSALARTRQQGEQRTGLAMTSFELAFRQLV; this comes from the coding sequence ATGCGCGACCTGTTAGCCAAGTTCGAAAACAAGCGTCCGGAAATCGTTTTTGAATGGAAAGATGCCGAAACCGAAGCCGAAGGCTGGGTCGTCATCAACTCCCTGCGGGGCGGGGCAGCCGGCGGCGGCACCCGCATGCGCAAAGGCCTGGATAAGCGCGAGGTAGAAAGCCTGGCCAAGACCATGGAGGTGAAGTTTACCGTGTCCGGGCCGGCCATCGGCGGGGCCAAGTCAGGCATCAACTTCGACCCCCAGGACCCGCGCAAGCGGGGCGTGCTGGAGCGCTGGTACCGGGCCGTGATTCCGCTGCTGAAAAGCTACTACGGCACCGGCGGCGACCTTAATGTGGACGAAATCCACGACGTGATTCCGATTACGGAAGACTACGGCCTGTGGCACCCGCAGGAAGGCGTGGTAAACGGCCATTACCGCGCCACTGAGCCCCAGAAGATTCAGAAAGTGGGCCAGCTGCGTCAGGGTGTCATCAAGGTGGTGGAGAACGAGGAGTTTACCCCCGACCGCCGCCGCCGCTACACCGTGGCTGACCTGATTACGGGCTACGGTGTGGCCGAGGCCGTGCGCCATTACTACGAGCTCTGGGGCGGAGAGCTGTCCGGCAAGCGCGCCATCATCCAGGGCTGGGGCAATGTGGGCGCCGCGGCGGCCTATTACCTGGCTCAGCAGGGTGTGCGCATCACCGGCATCATCGACCGGGCCGGGGGGCTGCTCAAGCCCGAGGGTTTCTCATTCGAGGAAATCCGGGAGCTGTTTCTGCGCCGCGAAGGCAACGCCCTCACGGCCGACAACCTGCTCTCGTTTGAGGACATCAACCGGCAAATCTGGAGCAGCGGAGCCGAAATCTTTATTCCGGCGGCCTCCTCGCGCCTCGTGGCCCAGCACCAGGTAGAACAGCTGATTGCGGCCGGGCTGGAGGTTATCAGCTGCGGGGCTAACGTACCGTTTCAGGACCCGGAAATCTTCTTCGGCCCCACCGGCGAGTACGCCGACCAGCACGTGTCGGTCATTCCCGATTTCATTGCCAACTGCGGCATGGCGCGGGTTTTTGCCTACCTCATGGAAACCAACGCGGAAATCACCGACGAAGCCATTTTCAGCGACACTTCCCGCATCATCCGCTCGGCCCTGGCCCGCACCCGCCAGCAGGGCGAGCAGCGCACCGGCTTGGCCATGACTTCCTTCGAGCTGGCTTTTAGGCAATTAGTATAG
- a CDS encoding mechanosensitive ion channel family protein translates to MTFQEILRIRFLGNDLAAYLWCAGILLFGYIFKTLLSRLLSKLVFRAIRKRTEGVSEQQFQALLIQPLSIVIFLITAYFAFQVLDYPVRSSELTRNEPWPQVALFRLFQLAVFMGIGWIGLRLIDFLVLVFQRRAEATPSRLNNQLIPFAKDLLKVLVLTLTFLIMLSRVFGVNVTALIGGLGIGGLAVAFAAKESLENLIASFTIFLDRPFAVGDLVMVGGITGTVEKVGFRSTRLRTAEKSYVTVPNKSMIDKPLDNLSLRTARRVGFTLSLSQLTTSEQLRAIVEDARAVIKAHPLVTDEPEVKFAALTPTAKEVTVQYFVNTTSYDEYLNAKEALNYELIHAVEQHGGSFANAGTTVVQLSGPLGGLGGNPSPAGSE, encoded by the coding sequence ATGACTTTCCAGGAAATTCTGCGGATTCGGTTTCTCGGCAATGACCTAGCGGCCTACCTGTGGTGCGCGGGCATTCTGCTGTTCGGCTACATCTTCAAAACCCTGCTTTCCCGCTTGCTCTCCAAGCTGGTGTTCCGGGCCATTCGCAAGCGCACCGAAGGCGTATCGGAGCAGCAGTTTCAGGCCCTGCTTATTCAGCCGCTGTCCATTGTTATCTTCCTGATTACGGCCTATTTCGCGTTTCAGGTGCTCGACTACCCCGTGCGCAGCTCGGAGCTTACGCGCAACGAGCCGTGGCCGCAGGTGGCCCTGTTCCGGCTGTTTCAGCTGGCCGTGTTTATGGGCATCGGCTGGATCGGGCTGCGCCTGATTGACTTTCTGGTGCTGGTATTTCAGCGCCGGGCCGAGGCTACGCCCTCACGGCTCAACAACCAGCTGATTCCCTTCGCCAAAGACCTGCTGAAGGTGCTGGTGCTCACGCTCACGTTTCTGATTATGCTGAGCCGGGTGTTTGGCGTCAACGTCACGGCCCTTATCGGAGGCCTGGGCATTGGCGGGCTGGCGGTGGCGTTTGCCGCCAAGGAAAGCCTCGAAAACCTCATTGCCTCCTTTACCATCTTCCTCGACCGGCCCTTTGCCGTGGGCGACCTAGTAATGGTAGGCGGCATTACGGGCACAGTGGAAAAGGTCGGCTTCCGGAGCACGCGCCTGCGCACGGCCGAAAAAAGCTACGTAACAGTGCCCAACAAAAGCATGATTGACAAGCCTTTGGACAACCTTTCGCTGCGCACGGCCCGGCGCGTAGGATTCACCCTTTCGCTTAGCCAACTCACCACCAGCGAGCAGCTCCGTGCCATTGTGGAAGACGCCCGCGCCGTTATCAAAGCGCATCCGCTGGTGACGGACGAGCCCGAGGTGAAATTTGCGGCCCTCACGCCCACGGCCAAGGAAGTAACCGTGCAGTACTTCGTGAACACCACCAGCTACGATGAGTACCTGAACGCCAAGGAAGCCTTGAACTATGAGCTGATTCACGCAGTGGAGCAGCACGGCGGCTCGTTTGCCAACGCGGGTACCACCGTGGTGCAGCTGTCCGGTCCGCTTGGTGGGCTGGGCGGCAATCCTAGCCCGGCTGGGTCAGAGTAG